The DNA sequence taacactgcattcatGTGGCCAAATCTCTACATATTTGGCTCTCACCTGTGTAGCACAACTGGTTTTTCCATGGCATGTCCTAGCATCTCCTGAATCTGATCCCACTGAGTGGAAAAGTTCAAAACATAATTAGTTCTCGCTTAAAAAtcttttattaattattcatcGCATTCAGTAGTGCATAATGTAACATCTTATAcatgttgtgcatataacgtatGTATTGACTATATAATGAAGTCCCAGAACTCACTTTGCTGTAAGTGGTCAGAATGCAGTCCTCACTCTGAGCATCTGCCCTCTCTGAAACACAATTTAAAGAATGAGACACAAAAGGCCAAATAGACATGACAGAATAAAGATCTAGTCCAGACAGTGTGATGAAGACAACACTGACCTTTTTTAATAATAAGAGGAATCTTGAAATCGCACCGATGATAGCTGAGATGGGAATAAAGGGCAGTTATTCTGATGCTCGTGTGCTTAAATAAAGCGGAATATGAAACTCAAACCACACACTGCTAAACACTGCAAgcattctgaaataaaaatcaatattcAATCAATATGCCCAGACTGCAAACCCCCCAGACTGAGCGTCCCAACAGCAGTGACCAATTGAGACAATGCAAATATTTACAATGCTACAAGACATAATACAATAAAAGCAAAGAAACGTCTCTCACATGTTGAAGTTGTAGTGACCAGGGTAATTGGTGTGAAGGACAAATTTTTTGACCAGGTGGGTTGTAGAGTCAAACAGTATATCCTGGAAAGATATAGAAAGAAACAATGCTCAAAGTTCAATGGCTTTATGTAaactgaacaaacaaaaaaaaactacgcTAACAGCATGTTATGGAGTAATTTAAAAATGATACTCACCACTCCCAGTATATAATAGTTAAAGAAGTAGTCATTACATTTGGACGGGACTTGCTTGTGAGGGGAGGGTGAATGGATCTTCATctgagacataaaaaaaaagaaaagcttttcAAACAGAATACATGTGGAGAGGGAATGTGCTAGTTTCTTTTTGAGATTGTAGCTTGCTCAACTTGAGAATAACGTGCCGTGTTATGTTTGAATAGCTTTGGCCGTTACCTTATCCTCTGACTTGTAGAAGACCTTATGTGGGGAGCCAAGAGCACTCAAAACATCCTGACAAGAATCTCCAAAGTAGATGTTTCTCTCAACAGCCCGCACTTTAGAATCAGCCAACACTCCTGGGCCACATCCTgagaaagtaaaagaaaaagcAGTGTTGCAAACAGCAtatgtgtttattatttaatgtctATTATTTACTGGATCATTGGATATCACTTATAATCTGGAGTACAGCACCAAGATTTTATTGTGGACATCAAGGCAGCAGTAAAATTGGttaagaaataaaacaacaacaacaacaacacttaaaggcagggtaggtaaaaaatgtataaaaaaccttttttttccaaatttgtttaaacttcatttatatatcaatacataattaaaatgtaagtactctgaaaaagaaagtataaaaatcgattgtctgtagacctctcacgactgttttaaagacagcttatatttagctatattacgcagctacgtgtgctaatgacacatgcttcatgaaaaaataaacaaaaaaaatatgtatgatcaaaatacaaaaagaaagatttacccgTCCAggagaaataaagccatcaaggagtcacttttcagccccttgagttccctcaggtctcgccatcgctggaaagccacgccgattttaactcgcgttttatttctttgtttatccaaagactttttgttcattgccttttcttgtactgttactgtcttccttttttgcctggtttgccttcactaactgcataggctggtactgtgaattttatttgctgtttctctgcaattgttttggtattcctaggatccgtgcctcttgaattcctcaaatcaaacgtgcgtgcgcaagtgggcaggtcatgtgtggcaaaagagtggttgccatggttgcgagagagtgacagtcgcctaagccaatcctatgtttcgtcccgaatggaaataatgagctgtgtttaatacagattaaacggtctagagtcactcgatttttatactctttttatcagagtacttacattttaattatgcatttatatatatagaaagtttaaacaaatttggaagaaagttgtttataaattttttacctaccctgcctttgaGTAAACGTACACTGCTGTTCAactatttggggtcagtaagatttttatgtttttgaaataagtctcttattctcaccaatgctcaaaaatacagtaaaaaaaacagtaatattgtgaaatattattacaatttaaaaattactattttctttttaattcattttaaaatgaaatgtatgccTGAGATAGCAAAGTTgaatttcagcagtcattactttagtctttagtgttatatattttttttcttactgatCCCCTAAACTTTTAATCAGTAGtgtaaacagtaaaaatatagtttaaaaaatcGTTTTTTTCTAAGACATTTTGCTTCCTTTTTATGATGAACGATTTTAATAATGAGTTAATGTtcaaattactattatttatcaACAGTAAAATGTTTGATAAAACGTTAAAAATCCTTTGTATTTTGCTATCCTAAAAATGCAGGATTACACAGTTGCAGTTTATGATTTGTTCTTGTTTTCCTCTGCTGACTGTGAACAGACCTGCAATCCCTTTTTGGGTCACGGCCCtccaattgagaaccactgaactATACTATAGTTCAACTCACACAATACTGATTACCAAGAACATTTCCAAAGAATGGATAACAGAAGCTATATATCTTTGTTCAGATCTATACATCTATAATTACGCCAGCTCTGTGGTTTATGTTATAGTGATAAAATGAAACCTATGTTGTTTGTTTATGTCGTGATGACTAACAATCAAACAATAAtcagcacaaatgtttatttatccCAGAAGCACACATTACTTATGCTGGTTTGCTAAGCACTGCTCAACTTTGGGAATAACATGTCATGACATGCCTTTAAACACAGAAGCATGCCAGAAAACAGGAAACTGTTGCCTTCATCAAAACAAGACATATTTATTAATGTcatattaaaagtataaaaaattagAATGGAATTAGGTTTGATAAAAACATCTAGTATCTGTTTTTATCAGTTTCAAATTACAGGAGGAGAGCAAAGACGAGAGTGGAGATGAAAAAGTTCCATACGAGCATCTAAAAAATCTGCTAAAtcgaattaatttaaaatgaattcattCTAGGAGTTCACGAGAATATAACACTCTTTGTACCGAGATGTACAATACGTGAGGTGACCATATTCTATGCATCATATTGATACTTTTTACAGGTAATAGTATTAAAAGGtgtgtttaaaatgaatttagtCACATGCATGCTAGTTTATTAGAACATAATGAATAGTTTTATGGATTTGGGCTGCTTGTAATACCTGCGGTGAGTAGACGAAGTTTGAGACCCAGCGGTCCCGCCCCGTCTCTCAACACCTCCACACTCTCTGCATACACATTACCAAGGTAACAGGCCAGAGGCATCACCGGAGCCCTGTgaagaaatatataatttataatgatcGCTGCTTGAGGCAATGCGCCCAAGGCGTTCTTAACAAGTGCTTTAACTGAACTCAGAATTAAAGGCCCATGGTCTCAGACTAAACGCAGATTAATGCACCCCTGGGCCACATAAACATTACAAACAGACAAGAAGACTGATTTAGAACTTCAGGGTCTGTAAATAAACACATCCATACTCGATAGTATGCAGCTGTAATTATTCATTAGTGGTGTAACGGCATTtttacattcacacacaaacacaaatattcaAACACAGACACAGCTCTTACTTGGTTTCTTGAAGGTTGTTTCCAGAGTAAATGTACATCCGCTTCACAGTGGCCCCATGGGGAATCTGCAGGGAGGCCAAGCCATGGGCAAAGTTAGGCTGTCAAGGCAAAACAACTAGGAGTAGAATGTGGTGTCTGTGCAGGTGTCTCTTCTGGTGAAAAGATGCTCACATCATCACAGTTGCGTATGTCAGATACATTTATACATGGTTTATTATCATTATCtaaaacaaactattaaaacCTTTTtgttaatagaaataaagctaaaataaaaacaaatattagattaaaaacttaAACTAACGGATATTAGACATACTGCCTTTGTAACTAACTGAAAGCAATAAAGCAGAACTAAAACtataattggaaaaaaaataaataaataacatttaaaaaaattaaacctaaataataatataaaagacaactaaaaatttaataatgaacacaacaaaATCGCTAGAAAAGAACTAAagctaatatactgtatataataaaactaatttatatatatatatatatatatatatatatatatatatatatatatatatatatatatatatatatatatatatatatatatatatatatatattaacttttaatgaaaactgaaaatactaaaattaaaggtaattttaaatattaataaattataaaaaatactaaactaTAATAGTAGGCCTATATAAAAATACTTGAACAACATAAGTGTCATTGGTTAACAtgcaataatttgtatttatcttaatttacttcattaaaaataaagtaatttctttttttgcaaTCATTCTATATAAGTACTTTGCTTTATATGTTTTTTGTCATAAAGCAATCACATTTAACAACAGATAAGCCACATTATTGAGACAGTTGGCAATTTCTATGTGAAAAACTATGTGAAAGGAAGAGCACACACGAACACAAAAAGTGGAAAATACCatggaaaaacaatgtttttacatCATACCCCTTTTACATCAGACCATTGGTTGTGCCTCAGTATTCTTTTAAGTTCCATCTAAATACCATGATCCATGAATATGGTACCATTCAGAACCATGGTATTACAATCTATCTAATGGTACACAGTGCTTTTTATAAAGTAGCATGAACACAGAGCGCAAACACAGTTTCACCTCATATTTAGGAGCTTCACTCCAGGAGTCCAGCTGGAAGGAAAATGAAAGCCCTCGGAAGTTCAGGTGGAAGAGCTGCTCGGCAGCATTGTAGACTGGACAGAGAAAACAcgaacacaataaatatacacacacagcaAATAGAGATCTGGACAAATGACTGACACAGACAACAAATCTCACCTCCTGGATGAGTAGCGCCAAAAGACTGGTCAATCTGCTCAATAGTAGGTGCTATTGACTGAGAGTTAAAATGCACTCCACTGTAATGAACAGAAGAATGCATCATTTTACATTTCTGTGGCTGACAAAGAAGTTAACAGTAGAAGGTAGTGTAGCAGCATCTACAACATGTAGAAAAAGCTTCATTCTGGGTCAAATACAAATGTTATCCACAACTAGTGTGGCTAAACAAGATGTCTTACcagtatttcagttttactttgcTCAAATCGTACACTTCGATCACCTGCCAAAACAAAACAGACTCTATTTGCAACCTAATATCAGAAATAAACACATTTGAGCCCAAAGCCACACACACATGTCATTTCTCACCTTCAGTCTCTGATTGCAGGCGTCAAACAGCAGTTTAATTCCATCCTGAGTCAAGTTGAGAATGAGGTCGTGGCTGAGTGGCATCTGTTTGAGGGAGAGAAACAGGTCAGATAAGGATACAAATTATCCACATACATAACTGCAGTGCCAACACAGACATTCATAGACAATAACAAATGACAGATCCTTACTTGTTCGCTGTAGAGCACCTGGACATTTTTGATGATTCGGCAGTGTTTCTGTAATATGGAAATGGCCTGGGCCAATGGCATCCCTGGAAACAAATCCAGACAAACAGTTCAGTTTTCATTAACATGATGATGAAAGAAGTGGCGTCAACAGCTGTAGAGGGTGTGTAGTAAAAGCATGATAATCACAGGGCACGAAACACATAATCACAAGGGTAAGAATATAACTTGGCAacgttaataataatttattattacacGGCATAGCGAAGTCCTTCCAAAAGTAACTTGAACTGAAGTTTAAAGGTCCAGTCACACCAAAAAGAATAACGAAACTAGGCAGACAAATGTAGAGGAAGATTTCCAGCTTATTATGAACGATAAAAAAACCGACACTCAATAAACATTATAAAGCGCGCGCAGCGATTTGTTTATAGCGTAACTGAATAAACATAACGTCATCGTTTGTTTATGTGTACGCTAATATCGTTGGCTTTGTTATGGTTACTGATATAAAGGTGCCTAGTAGTAATGTTATCTGCTTTTTAATAGATTTACGAgactattataactattatttatattattaaaacgcTACGTATATAACCAGATGATAAACGCATACTGATTTTTATTTACCATGTAACCCAAATACATTCAGTGATGCAATATACATTTGCGATAATGCCTGATTGCATTTTGAAACTATCACAAAGAGTTAAATACACGTTTTATTGGAATATTCCTGCATCAGCCCTAGCCAAACAAAATAATTCAGTGCAACAGAGACCTTTTTCAGGTCAAGTGAACCTCAGATGTGAACGTGTCAAAGAGCACGGGATGCAGTTATGAAATCCAGATGGCAACCGACTATAATACTAAATAAATGTGCTTATTTTCAAATTGGCATACCGTTAGCTATTTCAACATGCACTGATTACTCAAGCCTTTGAACTGATCTCACACCCACCTAATGCGAATTCCCATTGTTCATTTCCCAAAGATCGCTCAGGAACGACCTCCAGATCCAGCATTGGCGGGGAGAAATTGGGGATATCAACGAGGACCTCTGACTGTGCCAGATCTGAGTCTTCCCTCTCGAAATATCTCGAATAATCCGCCGTTAAATCAGCAGATAAGTCAAAATATGACGAAGTAGTATGTTTAAAAAGCCCCCACACACTTTAAACACAGTTTGAGTGACACACGACACCCCTGACGTCAGATGTCAAAacacaagtgatgcaatgcagcTATCAATGTATTCCGATGTCACCATGCTTATAAATAACACTATCAACTGAATAACAGATACACACTTATAAAGACACCGATAAAAAGGTCAATATGACAaagttatataataaattaaacaaactgTATTTCAGTCACGACGAGCTGATGTCAAGAATTAATAACTGGTTACAGGTTGCTGCTCTTTTATCAACTTCCATAAGCACAAATTAATTCAAGACGTTATTTATCTTATAACCAATATGTAGGCGCATGCATTATTTTAAGAAACTGATGTCTGCTGTAAACAAGAAAAAAGCTTTGATCTGACCTTTGACTTACTCCTGAATCACATAAAACACATACGCTAGTAATTATTACACCGAACGAAGAACAATTTGCGCTCAACGAGTTACATTACACGCATTTCAGCTATTTGTAGCAAAGATCGCAGGTCGAGATGAATCAACATAAGCTACACACATCAGACTATCAGTGACTAACGTTAGCTCGAGCCTCGCCTGacgttgttttctttctttccgaTGATTTAACAGTAAGAAAACAGATAAGCACTTAAGACCATCATCTGTTTATAATAACGCGGATTTCTCTGGGTTCCGCCGTTTCGCTTGCTGGATATGGCGCACTGTTACATGCAGCTTTATTTTCCGGTGTCTTTGCCGTTTAAGATTTGCTTAATATGATAAAGAAAGAACGCCTTCGTGCCAAAAGCAACTTCCATCCAAAACACCAGCTGATAATTCAGCTTCCTGTGAGAACGAGATATCACTTCCTGGCGGcaatttccaaaataaaagtcaaagAGAGCGAGCTGTCCGAGCAAAACATAAACTGCAGACCACAAAAGCCAAGTGGTAAAAATCCAAGTGTTCACAAAAATGCAAATATAGCTcaataccaaaaataaataaatgaattaaataataaaaaatcaaataaataaataaggatttAAATCCTTCCaaattataaatatgtaaaataaataaataaaatgatattaaattatataaaaactcCAAAAATGAGAGCAAacagttcaattttttttttttgtcattagacTCAGTAGTTCGATCATGTTGATATTTCTATGCTGATGAATCACTGACCAGATTTTGTGTAGCATATTGGTGCTTGAAGGAAAATATTTATGTTGGGTATACTATTTtaaggcctggtttcatagacagggcttagcctaaaccaggattaggccatagttcaattaggacatttaagtaatttttataaacatgccttagaaaaaaacattactggtgtgcatcttgagacaaaacaaaggcattgatatattttaagatcaatcagtacaagtttctttcatttgaaacaactcaaaCTTGccttttagtctaggactaggcataagtcttgtctgtgaaaccgggggtaaaTGTTATATACTTTTAAGCTTGTGTTCACACAGGAAAAGTCACACCAATGAACACAGTAATTTGAAAATGTTAGAAATATTGATGAAAAGCCACCAGATGGCGGCCTCGAGTCACTGGCGAGTACTTTCATTACAGTGCAGGTGATAATACAGAGACAATGTGGTGAATGCATCTGTCTGTTTATTATTTAATCTAAAAAACATGCCATAAAATGCTGAAATGCTGTCTATTAGGCtctcatttaatttacatttgtttgtgtcTTCTGTTAGGCCTAcaacatttagttttatttgtcacatgCTCATCCGGTACAAATGAAAAGTTTTTGTGTATGCATGAATCCTTGAGTGATAGTTGCCTATAcagaagaatagaatagaatagaatggcaCCAGTGTTCAAAAGCCGAAGAgtcatttaataatatttgaatgaaaatatATGTGTAGcctatactgtactgtacatatacgaTACGTTTATAGTTCCTCTTGAACCGTGACTTGGTCATAAGCCAGTCTATGTGTGGTCTGTGCATGTTCTTTAAAAGATTGTGTCTATAACAGTCTGTTGTTTGTTATATGAAACATGCTTTTGTGTGTCTGAGCAAACTTCATTTAACCCTGTATTGTCCCATTGGGCTTTTTTCCGTAattaagtagctttggataaaaatgcCTGGTAAACAACAACTATCCAAAtagaatgaaatatatatatttttcggaAAACACTTTTAAAGGGCTTGCATTATAATCACATTTGACACAAATTGATTGAAAAGACTGAATGAGACAATGTGAATGATTTGCAAAGCTCTGTGAATAATTTGACTTTCTCTGCACCAATAGCTCAGATCAAAACTCCAATTACATTGTTTGTGGAAAAATTGTTGGCcttgattttatttattgtgtttggtAACAAACCTTGCCAGTCTGTTTCACAtggttttttgcttgtttttatccTTCAGATGGGAACATGATGAATAAAACAAAGAGTAAGGAATTTTAACACATGTTCCTAACggttaaaaataacagaaaaatctGTGTCTGCTTGTACAAACAATCTTAAACCACATTTCTCTCCTTGTTTTGAGTTCTGAAGACAGATTCAATGATGAAAATTGCATGTTGAACGaagacaactgaaataaaatgttaattgttttAAGAGCTATCAATAATCAAGGAACATATAGTATATGGAAAACAAAGGCAATTCATATACTGTTAACTCAAACACAAAAAGGCAATTGTTTTCAGTTATAAAGCTGAATAAAACAATATGGGAAGGTTAGGCAAACTCAAAGAAAATGGCAACACATCTGTGGGATTAAACAATCTCTGTCGGTTGAAACCATTATTATAGAGGCAAGTtggatttttttctggatttttagTCTAAAACTTTTTGAATCACCATTATCAGAGGGATAGTACAAACTCAGGAAAAACTTTTAAGTTTATTCACAGAAACCACCAAATGCGTAATGTAATCACAGGCCAGCTGTGTGCACTTGTAAAGTTGTTATAATCCCTCTCTGTCCTATAAACaggaaaatacataatataaagcATCATGCGTGCATCCACAAATAATATAGTTTATCCTAACTTCCTGCCAAGTTTTCCTTTTTTGGATATCACTGTTCTTTCATCTATTGTTAGCAAACTGATGACATTTTTATGTGATAGAATAAAGAAGCTGTAGAAATGCTCTTATACTAGCAGGTGTGGTTTCCGAAACCTAATTGTAAAAAATTCAGTCATATTACAAGCATTATGTGATGCCATTTTTAGGTCATTAAATTCTCTAATATTAATACAACATAAAAGCTTTTTAGTTTGTTATTGTATAATGCATTGATAACCGCACAGTTGACACTATGTCTTAAAATTCAAACACTTTCagaaaaggtacacttttgtacttTATTTATCCCTAAAGGATATATATTAGTATCCTAAAGTTACACATTACTACCTAAATGGTATATTTTAGCACTTAAAAGCTGCAAtttagtaccttttgaaagggtaccgTCCCAGTGACAGCTATTGTGACTTTTTATGAGAGTGAAATAGACACAAAACATGACTGGGGAAGATACACaatgctaaaataataaacaacaatataaaacACTCCAGTGCACTGAGGAAAAACTTCTAAGATAAAATCGAACTAAATAAGATGATTTGTGTAGTGAATTCTGATACCATTTTTTACCAAAAGTAAGgcaattgttattttttatttacagaaatattaACAATTTAACTATACGCCCTGTAAATTATAAcatgtaaattataaaataattcatatttttcacgtttacaatgtatttatatacaaatatggTAAATCGAGTTTTAACTGCAACATTTTAACATtgttcttcaataaaaaaaaacccattgTATTAGAAACAAAATATCACTGTGTAATTACAGATACATCTGACGCAATAATGTCAAATTAGGCTAAATGGATTTGGTAAATAAATGTCAACTGTGGTGTCCACAATCTGAGTTATAAAAAGAAACGAAGTTATTTTCCTTTACATAGCCTGCTTTGTATTCCTTTCTAGCAATCCAAAGCAACTCCCAGAAAGAGCTCTGTCATGTTTGCTTGTTCGCTCTGTGCGAGCAACTTTCAGCGTTAAGGGTGGACGTGATATTTCAAACATCAGATCAGTGCGTTTATGTATTGGGTGCCCGGAAATTTTTCCAAATAAACACAGCTTGATTCGACTTGGGTGGGCAGACTTATCAACAGACTAATTCTATAAACAAATGAAGGAATAACCGAGCACACCATTGGCTGGTAGGCAGGGAACACgcggggagagagagggagagactcgAGGCTTTCGgcaatgaaaatgtaattaatgtgGGTGGGCTGAGGGAACACAACGGGTGTTTATCATAGACAATTTATTTTCCAGCGCTAAGTCAACATAAAACAGCAAAACGGACaacaattatttaacattttagacTCATGAAGCGGACACACCGGTGGCGATCTCCCCAGACTGAAACTGTCCTCCGAAGTCATGAGTTTATACCACAGCCCTGTGCCACAGTCCGGCGTGGCTGCCTCGGCTCTCACTTTATCGAATTCCTCCCTAATCTATGTTTACGGCGGTGAAGTTGGAGGCATCATTCCCGCTTTGGGATTCGCGTCAAGCCGGCAGGAGCCTCCTCAGAAACCTCCTTACAGCTACATCGCGCTCATCGCAATGGCAATCAAG is a window from the Carassius carassius chromosome 13, fCarCar2.1, whole genome shotgun sequence genome containing:
- the LOC132156192 gene encoding phagosome assembly factor 1 isoform X2 yields the protein MLDLEVVPERSLGNEQWEFALGMPLAQAISILQKHCRIIKNVQVLYSEQMPLSHDLILNLTQDGIKLLFDACNQRLKVIEVYDLSKVKLKYCGVHFNSQSIAPTIEQIDQSFGATHPGVYNAAEQLFHLNFRGLSFSFQLDSWSEAPKYEIPHGATVKRMYIYSGNNLQETKAPVMPLACYLGNVYAESVEVLRDGAGPLGLKLRLLTAGCGPGVLADSKVRAVERNIYFGDSCQDVLSALGSPHKVFYKSEDKMKIHSPSPHKQVPSKCNDYFFNYYILGVDILFDSTTHLVKKFVLHTNYPGHYNFNIYHRCDFKIPLIIKKERADAQSEDCILTTYSKWDQIQEMLGHAMEKPVVLHRSSSANNTNPFGSTFCFGLQRMIFEVMQNNHIASVTLYGAPCPSSLARAEPSAH
- the LOC132156192 gene encoding phagosome assembly factor 1 isoform X1, with the translated sequence MLDLEVVPERSLGNEQWEFALGMPLAQAISILQKHCRIIKNVQVLYSEQMPLSHDLILNLTQDGIKLLFDACNQRLKVIEVYDLSKVKLKYCGVHFNSQSIAPTIEQIDQSFGATHPGVYNAAEQLFHLNFRGLSFSFQLDSWSEAPKYEPNFAHGLASLQIPHGATVKRMYIYSGNNLQETKAPVMPLACYLGNVYAESVEVLRDGAGPLGLKLRLLTAGCGPGVLADSKVRAVERNIYFGDSCQDVLSALGSPHKVFYKSEDKMKIHSPSPHKQVPSKCNDYFFNYYILGVDILFDSTTHLVKKFVLHTNYPGHYNFNIYHRCDFKIPLIIKKERADAQSEDCILTTYSKWDQIQEMLGHAMEKPVVLHRSSSANNTNPFGSTFCFGLQRMIFEVMQNNHIASVTLYGAPCPSSLARAEPSAH